The Rissa tridactyla isolate bRisTri1 chromosome 16, bRisTri1.patW.cur.20221130, whole genome shotgun sequence genome includes a window with the following:
- the HES4 gene encoding transcription factor HES-4 isoform X2: MPADTGMEKPTASPIAGAPASASHTPDKPRSASEHRKSSKPIMEKRRRARINESLGQLKTLILDALKKDSSRHSKLEKADILEMTVKHLRNLQRAQMTAALSADPTVLGKYRAGFNECMNEVTRFLSTCEGVNTDVRTRLLSHLSACLGQIVAMNYPPPPPSSQPAHLAQQPLHVQLPPAAAVPCKLNPAETLSPKVYGGFQLVPATDGQFAFLIPNPAFPPSSGPVIPLYANANVPVSAGSGSGNAAATPSASPVQGLTSFGGSIVPASQAGSPIGERSESVWRPW; encoded by the exons ATGCCCGCCGACACGGGCATGGAGAAACCCACCGCCTCGCCCATCGCCGGGGCGCCGGCCAGCGCCAGCCACACGCCGGATAAACCCCGGAGCGCCAGCGAGCACCGGAAG TCCTCCAAACCCATCATGGAGAAGCGGCGCCGGGCGCGGATCAACGAGAGCCTGGGGCAGCTGAAGACCCTCATCCTGGACGCGCTGAAGAAGGAT AGCTCCCGGCACTCCAAGCTGGAGAAGGCGGACATCCTAGAGATGACCGTCAAGCACCTGCGAAACCTGCAGCGGGCGCAGATGACGG ctgcgcTCAGCGCCGACCCCACCGTCCTCGGCAAGTACCGGGCAGGATTCAACGAGTGCATGAACGAGGTGACGCGGTTCCTCTCCACCTGCGAAGGGGTGAACACCGACGTCCGTACCCGCCTCCTCAGCCACCTCTCGGCTTGTTTGGGCCAGATCGTGGCCATGAActacccgccgccgccgccgtccagCCAGCCCGCACATCTGGCGCAGCAGCCTCTGCATGTCCAgctgccccccgccgcggccgtgCCCTGCAAACTGAACCCTGCCGAAACCCTGTCCCCCAAAGTCTATGGCGGCTTCCAGCTCGTCCCCGCTACCGACGGCCAGTTTGCTTTTCTCATCCCGAACCCGGCCTTCCCTCCCAGCTCCGGACCCGTTATTCCCCTCTATGCCAATGCCAACGTCCCGGTGTCGGCAGGCAGCGGCTCGGGGAACGCGGCCGCCACCCCATCGGCATCCCCGGTGCAGGGGTTGACATCATTTGGGGGCAGCATTGTTCCAGCATCCCAGGCGGGGAGTCCCATCGGAGAGCGCAGTGAATCGGTGTGGAGGCCTTGGTGA
- the HES4 gene encoding transcription factor HES-4 isoform X1: protein MPADTGMEKPTASPIAGAPASASHTPDKPRSASEHRKVNGGCCRSGRSDGGAGWRRARGRAESSKPIMEKRRRARINESLGQLKTLILDALKKDSSRHSKLEKADILEMTVKHLRNLQRAQMTAALSADPTVLGKYRAGFNECMNEVTRFLSTCEGVNTDVRTRLLSHLSACLGQIVAMNYPPPPPSSQPAHLAQQPLHVQLPPAAAVPCKLNPAETLSPKVYGGFQLVPATDGQFAFLIPNPAFPPSSGPVIPLYANANVPVSAGSGSGNAAATPSASPVQGLTSFGGSIVPASQAGSPIGERSESVWRPW, encoded by the exons ATGCCCGCCGACACGGGCATGGAGAAACCCACCGCCTCGCCCATCGCCGGGGCGCCGGCCAGCGCCAGCCACACGCCGGATAAACCCCGGAGCGCCAGCGAGCACCGGAAGGTAAATGGAGGGTGCTGCCGGTCCGGGCGCAGCGACGGCGGCGCTGGATGGCGGCGAGCCCGCGGCCGTGCTGAG TCCTCCAAACCCATCATGGAGAAGCGGCGCCGGGCGCGGATCAACGAGAGCCTGGGGCAGCTGAAGACCCTCATCCTGGACGCGCTGAAGAAGGAT AGCTCCCGGCACTCCAAGCTGGAGAAGGCGGACATCCTAGAGATGACCGTCAAGCACCTGCGAAACCTGCAGCGGGCGCAGATGACGG ctgcgcTCAGCGCCGACCCCACCGTCCTCGGCAAGTACCGGGCAGGATTCAACGAGTGCATGAACGAGGTGACGCGGTTCCTCTCCACCTGCGAAGGGGTGAACACCGACGTCCGTACCCGCCTCCTCAGCCACCTCTCGGCTTGTTTGGGCCAGATCGTGGCCATGAActacccgccgccgccgccgtccagCCAGCCCGCACATCTGGCGCAGCAGCCTCTGCATGTCCAgctgccccccgccgcggccgtgCCCTGCAAACTGAACCCTGCCGAAACCCTGTCCCCCAAAGTCTATGGCGGCTTCCAGCTCGTCCCCGCTACCGACGGCCAGTTTGCTTTTCTCATCCCGAACCCGGCCTTCCCTCCCAGCTCCGGACCCGTTATTCCCCTCTATGCCAATGCCAACGTCCCGGTGTCGGCAGGCAGCGGCTCGGGGAACGCGGCCGCCACCCCATCGGCATCCCCGGTGCAGGGGTTGACATCATTTGGGGGCAGCATTGTTCCAGCATCCCAGGCGGGGAGTCCCATCGGAGAGCGCAGTGAATCGGTGTGGAGGCCTTGGTGA